A region from the Benincasa hispida cultivar B227 chromosome 8, ASM972705v1, whole genome shotgun sequence genome encodes:
- the LOC120083991 gene encoding secreted RxLR effector protein 161-like yields the protein MDPNTKLKKSDVDLLKDPSSYRRLIKKLLYLIITRPDIVFAVKKLSQFVASPCKTHLAAAHHLLRYLKSSPRHGILISPTKTLRLQAFSDFDWASYSDTRKSTSGFCIFLGDTLVSWKSKKQSVVSRSSIEAEYRALASMACEIVWLTSLLKDLCFPIVQLCIIFCDNQAVIYLATNLAFHERTKHIELDCHFVREIVEGSLKLFPVQSKGQLVDIFTKALPAPAYFSILCKLGIINLYGPT from the coding sequence ATGGATCCTAATACCAAGTTGAAGAAGTCGGATGTTGATTTGTTGAAAGATCCCTCTTCTTATCGTCGATTGATTAAGAAACTTCTCTACCTCATCATTACACGGCCAGATATAGTTTTTGCAGTTAAAAAACTAAGTCAGTTTGTAGCTTCTCCATGTAAAACACACCTTGCAGCTGCTCATCATCTATTAAGATACTTGAAGTCATCACCGAGGCACGGTATCTTGATATCTCCAACAAAAACTCTTAGATTGCAGGCTTTTTCAGATTTTGATTGGGCATCTTATTCTGACACAAGAAAATCCACTTCtggtttttgtattttcttgGGAGACACTCTTGTTTCATGGAAATCTAAGAAGCAAAGTGTTGTATCTCGTTCTTCCATTGAAGCAGAATATCGAGCACTTGCCTCCATGGCCTGTGAAATTGTTTGGTTGACTTCTTTACTTAAAGATTTGTGTTTCCCAATTGTGCAACTATGTATAATCTTTTGTGATAATCAAGCAGTCATATATCTTGCTACTAATCTAGCTTTTCATGAGAGAACTAAGCATATAGAGcttgattgtcattttgtaaGAGAAATTGTTGAGGGTTCTCTTAAACTTTTTCCTGTTCAATCTAAGGGACAACTCGTTGATATTTTTACAAAGGCTCTACCTGCTCCTGCTTACTTTTCCATTTTATGCAAGTTGGGTATAATCAATTTATATGGTCCAACTTGA